A genomic window from Scophthalmus maximus strain ysfricsl-2021 chromosome 17, ASM2237912v1, whole genome shotgun sequence includes:
- the pdap1b gene encoding pdgfa associated protein 1b, translating to MPKGGKRGSHKGRMRTYTSPEEIDAQMKAEKERKQQEQEAEGQEGAVQNDVTEEKLPGSGSEDSDDEDSLRKRAGVEGLIEIENPNRVAQKSKKVTQIELDEPKTLSRREREEIEKHKAKERYMKMHLAGKTDQAKADLARLAIIKKQREEAARKKDEEKKAKEAVAAAARGMNSLSLK from the exons ATGCCGAAAGGAG GCAAGAGAGGGAGCCACAAGGGTCGCATGAGGACGTACACCAGCCCCGAGGAGATAGACGCTCAGATGAaggcggagaaggagaggaaacag CaagagcaggaagcagaggggCAGGAGGGTGCAGTTCAGAATGACGTGACAGAGGAGAAGTTACCAGGATCCGGATCAGAGGACAGCGATGATGAAGATTCCCTG aggaagagagcggGTGTGGAAGGTTTGATAGAAATCGAGAACCCCAATAGAGTCGCTCAAAAGTCCAAGAAGGTGACGCAAATTGAGCTGGATGAGCCAAAGACGTTatcgaggagagagag AGAAGAGATAGAGAAGCACAAAGCGAAGGAGCGCTACATGAAGATGCACTTGGCAGGGAAGACGGACCAGGCCAAAGCCGACCTCGCTCGCCTCGCCATAAtcaaaaaacagagagaagaggcggcgagaaagaaagatgaggagaaaaaag caaaagaagcagtggcagcagcgGCCAGAGGAATGAACTCCCTCTCACTGAAATGA